The following proteins come from a genomic window of Bacillus marinisedimentorum:
- a CDS encoding flavodoxin domain-containing protein: MKTLVLFKNKYGDIERYAEWLGEAAAADVKAIEQAGSEELKKYDTIIFGTCCTGSKLPGCDFIMRNWSRVRMKNVIIFAVSNLPLNQEQVCHLYQEMFPERMAEKIAFYPLPGERRYEMLDWKDKARYRFTQLKNAVGGIKPQDTAGKNGDISRDMLKPLLTEITDRTGQF, translated from the coding sequence GTGAAAACGTTGGTTTTATTTAAAAATAAGTACGGGGACATAGAGCGTTATGCGGAATGGCTCGGTGAAGCTGCTGCTGCCGATGTCAAAGCGATTGAGCAGGCCGGGAGTGAAGAATTGAAAAAGTATGATACGATCATATTCGGAACCTGCTGTACGGGGAGTAAGCTTCCTGGATGTGATTTTATTATGCGCAATTGGTCACGGGTCCGTATGAAGAATGTCATCATATTTGCAGTGTCAAACCTGCCGCTGAACCAGGAGCAGGTCTGCCATCTTTATCAGGAAATGTTTCCGGAACGGATGGCTGAAAAGATAGCGTTTTATCCGCTTCCTGGTGAAAGACGGTATGAAATGCTTGATTGGAAGGATAAAGCCAGGTATCGGTTCACACAGCTGAAGAACGCTGTAGGCGGAATCAAACCGCAGGACACGGCAGGAAAGAATGGTGATATCTCAAGGGATATGCTCAAGCCGCTTTTAACGGAAATAACCGATAGAACGGGACAGTTTTAA